One window of Triticum dicoccoides isolate Atlit2015 ecotype Zavitan chromosome 5A, WEW_v2.0, whole genome shotgun sequence genomic DNA carries:
- the LOC119297894 gene encoding benzoate--CoA ligase, peroxisomal-like → MDSLPKRDANHVPLSPVTFLPRAAAVYADRTSVVCGGTAFTWRQTHDRCLRLSAALQALGVARNDVISVLAPNTPALYEMHFAVPMAGGVINAINTRLDGAGVAAILRHVTPKLLFVDYQYIRVATDALKSVASSSLPLLVVIDDIDAPTGARVGELEYEGLVARGDPDRHPPREVVDEWDAVALNYTSGTTSAPRGVVYSHRGAYLSTVGLLLQWGVGHEPVYLWSLPMFHCNGWTFTWGIAARGGANVCVRAPTADAMYSAIADHGVTHMCVAPVLFNVLLDANRNPLPRAVEVLTGGAPPPAALLERVERLGFHVTHAYGMTEATGPAMVCEWRERWDALPAPERAALKARQGVSAISLAGADIKNLKTMASVPRDGATLGEIVLRGSSVMKGYYKNPEATDAAFRGGWFLTGDVGVVHPDGYVEIKDRSKDVIISGGENISSVEVETALYGHPAVQEAAVVAMPHPHWGETPCAFVALKKEFDSGAGEVSEEELVAFCRSKMAHFMVPRKVVFVDELPKNATGKVQKLALRERARGLRPRDSDKKKPDPTRPATLTALSRL, encoded by the coding sequence ATGGACAGCTTGCCGAAGCGCGACGCCAACCACGTGCCGCTGAGCCCGGTCACCTTCCTGCCACGGGCAGCGGCCGTCTACGCCGACCGCACCTCCGTCGTCTGCGGCGGCACCGCCTTCACCTGGCGCCAGACGCACGACCGCTGCCTCCGCCTGTCCGCCGCGCTGCAGGCGCTCGGCGTCGCCCGGAACGACGTCATCTCCGTGCTCGCGCCCAACACCCCCGCGCTCTACGAGATGCACTTCGCGGTGCCCATGGCCGGGGGCGTCATCAACGCCATCAACACCCGCCTCGATGGCGCCGGCGTCGCCGCCATCCTCCGCCACGTCACCCCCAAGCTCCTGTTCGTTGACTACCAGTACATCCGTGTCGCCACCGACGCGCTCAAGAGCGTCGCCTCGTCGTCCCTGCCGCTGCTGGTCGTCATCGACGACATCGACGCGCCGACGGGCGCGCGCGTGGGCGAGCTGGAATACGAGGGTTTGGTGGCGCGCGGCGACCCGGACAGGCACCCGCCGCGCGAGGTGGTGGACGAGTGGGACGCCGTCGCGCTCAACTACACCTCCGGCACCACGTCGGCTCCCAGGGGCGTCGTGTACAGCCACCGGGGCGCCTACCTCAGCACGGTCGGGCTGCTGCTCCAGTGGGGCGTCGGCCACGAGCCGGTCTACCTCTGGTCGCTCCCCATGTTCCACTGCAACGGCTGGACCTTCACGTGGGGCATTGCGGCGCGCGGCGGCGCCAACGTCTGCGTCCGGGCGCCCACGGCCGACGCCATGTACTCCGCCATCGCCGACCACGGCGTCACCCACATGTGCGTCGCGCCCGTGCTCTTCAACGTCCTCCTCGACGCCAACCGCAACCCACTGCCCCGCGCCGTCGAGGTGCTCACAGGCGGCGCGCCACCGCCGGCAGCGCTACTGGAGCGCGTCGAGCGCCTCGGGTTCCATGTTACGCACGCCTACGGCATGACTGAGGCGACCGGCCCGGCCATGGTCTGCGAGTGGCGGGAGCGGTGGGACGCGCTGCCGGCGCCGGAGCGCGCTGCGCTCAAGGCACGGCAGGGCGTGAGTGCGATCTCCCTCGCCGGGGCCGACATCAAGAACCTCAAGACCATGGCGAGCGTGCCCCGCGACGGCGCCACCCTCGGAGAGATCGTGCTGCGAGGGAGCAGCGTGATGAAGGGGTACTACAAGAACCCGGAGGCCACGGACGCGGCGTTCCGCGGCGGGTGGTTCCTGACGGGCGACGTGGGCGTGGTGCACCCGGACGGGTACGTGGAGATCAAGGACCGGTCCAAGGACGTGATTATCTCCGGCGGCGAGAACATCAGCAGCGTGGAGGTGGAGACGGCGCTGTACGGCCACCCGGCGGTGCAGGAGGCGGCGGTGGTCGCCATGCCGCACCCGCACTGGGGCGAGACGCCGTGCGCCTTCGTCGCGCTGAAGAAGGAGTTCGACTCCGGCGCCGGCGAGGTGagcgaggaggagctggtggcctTCTGCCGGAGCAAGATGGCGCACTTCATGGTGCCGAGGAAGGTGGTGTTCGTCGACGAGCTGCCCAAGAACGCCACGGGCAAGGTGCAAAAGCTCGCGCTGCGCGAGAGGGCGCGCGGGCTCAGGCCCAGAGATTCCGACAAGAAGAAGCCCGACCCCACCCGGCCCGCCACGTTGACCGCATTGTCTAGGCTTTGA